From a region of the Saccharomyces paradoxus chromosome IV, complete sequence genome:
- the HTB1 gene encoding histone H2B (Histone H2B~similar to YDR224C): MSAKAEKKPASKAPAEKKPAAKKTSTSTDGKKRSKARKETYSSYIYKVLKQTHPDTGISQKSMSILNSFVNDIFERIATEASKLAAYNKKSTISAREIQTAVRLILPGELAKHAVSEGTRAVTKYSSSTQA; this comes from the coding sequence ATGTCTGCTAAAGCCGAAAAGAAACCAGCCTCTAAAGCCCCAGCTGAAAAGAAGCCAGCTGCTAAAAAGACTTCTACTTCCACCGATGGTAAAAAGAGAAGCAAAGCTAGAAAGGAAACATACTCTTCTTACATTTACAAGGTTTTGAAACAAACTCACCCAGACACTGGTATTTCCCAGAAGTCCATGTCTATTTTGAACTCTTTCGTTAACgatatctttgaaagaattgctACTGAAGCTTCTAAATTGGCTGCCTATAACAAGAAGTCTACTATCTCTGCTAGAGAAATTCAAACCGCTGTTAGATTGATCTTACCAGGTGAATTGGCCAAGCATGCTGTCTCTGAAGGTACTAGAGCTGTTACCAAGTACTCTTCCTCCACTCAAGCATAA
- the HTA1 gene encoding histone H2A (Histone H2A~similar to YDR225W) — protein sequence MSGGKGGKAGSAAKASQSRSAKAGLTFPVGRVHRLLRRGNYAQRIGSGAPVYLTAVLEYLAAEILELAGNAARDNKKTRIIPRHLQLAIRNDDELNKLLGNVTIAQGGVLPNIHQNLLPKKSAKATKASQEL from the coding sequence atgTCCGGTGGTAAAGGTGGCAAAGCTGGTTCAGCTGCTAAAGCTTCTCAATCTAGATCTGCTAAGGCCGGTTTAACATTCCCAGTCGGTAGAGTGCACAGATTGTTAAGAAGAGGTAACTACGCCCAAAGAATCGGTTCTGGTGCTCCAGTCTACTTGACTGCTGTCCTAGAATATTTGGCCGCTGAAATTTTAGAATTGGCTGGTAATGCTGCTAGAGATAACAAAAAGACCAGAATCATTCCAAGACATTTGCAGTTGGCCATCAGAAATGATGACGAATTGAACAAGCTATTGGGCAACGTTACCATTGCCCAAGGTGGTGTTTTGCCAAACATTCATCAAAACTTGTTGCCAAAGAAGTCTGCCAAGGCTACCAAGGCTTCTCAAGAATTATAA